GATTATAGCttgcagcagcaaaaatatGGATGGGAATACAAATGAAGTTTCTGTTAACAGCATTAGGAGTAGTCAGCAGTTCTTCGCTGACTAATTTCATACAGAATTGTCAGGATATCATTTTAGACAATAAGTATCAGTCTTAACAGGTTATATGGCCTCAGACATAATTTAAACTAATACAGACCATTCTGTACATAAATAGGCCAACTTTATACAGCCCTGGCATGTATATTAATAGCACCATACTGTGGGGCTTTTTCTCTCCCTAAACTAGTATCACTTACTGGCTTGTAATCAGGGTAGTCAAATTTGCTCTTTATAAGACTTGAAATTGCACTGTAGTTTTAATTATACTCAGACACTTATACTGTAACTTGCTCAGAAACATCTTCTGGTTTTAGCTGCCAAAGAATTGCAAGTCCCGTTCACATCAAATTTCATGTTCCACATGGGGGAAAGAAGAGATCTGTGTATGCCAGCGTCTGCGCATTCACAGAGGTGTAGGCAGTTACGTACTGGAATGTttcttgatgcttttttttcctaactaaCCATTAGTGGGTGAACAATCCAACGCTTGGTGAATTCTGCTTCACAATGATAGGAAGAGCCGACATCGAAGGATCAAAAAGCGACGTCGCTATGAACGCTTGGCCGCCACAAGCCAGTTATCCCTGTGATAACTTTTCTGACACCTCCCGCTTCAAACCCGGAAAGTCGGAAGGATCGTGAGGCCCCGCTTTCAAACGGTCTGTATTCATATGAAAATCAAGATCAAGTGAGCTTTTGCCCTTGTTGGCTCCATGGGGAGTTTCTTGGCCTCCCTGAGCTCGCATTAGACACCTGCGTTACGCTTTGACAGGTGTACCGCCCCAGTCAAACTCCCCAAATTCCCCtcaggaattaaaaaagaaaaataaactttatcaTCCAGCGTGTATGTCTGCTTTGTGCCTTGTAGGGAGAGCTTTCTCTTCAAGGTAAATCAGATCTAGGCTGGAAGAAAGGTtgggaaataaggaaaaattagAAGGCTAGAAGATAAGTTTTGAGTCCATTTATACTGAACGACTGTGCGAGTCAGAGGCAGTTCTTCATGTATCACCTCTGCTCCTTGCCTCGGGGGGGATGGAGAAACATCTATGTGCATTTGTGGACTCGACCCCATGTAGGCTaacctgagctgctggggctgtcaGAACAAGGACAGGACTAGGAGAGGcctgtgaaagacagaactggttttcttttgttgtctcaaagcttgcttccatGAGGCCTTTCGGATGATAAGACTGACAGGCAACTGCTAACTAgctaggagggtgaatggtgggtgttgcTGGCCACACAGTATCTCTGCATAATGAATTGCACAAGGATAAGCAGATAGCCGGGACTAAGCTCTTCATCACAGAACCAGCGAGTAGCTGCTAACGTAAGGCCAGCCTGACCCtggcagaaaaagaataaatgtataGTAAAGTCATGAGCAACACCGAGCAACCCCCACCTTGCATAAGAGCTTCATCATCGGTAGGGCCCCAGGAGTCAAAAAAAGCCTGGTTATTAAAATCCCTATTCACCAAAAAAAATGTGCTATCAACACTGCCTGTCTTGGCAAAGTTCAGTATAGTTTTGCACTCGAGAGAGATACCGATTCCCTACCAAAAAATGCCTGGACcaacttcaaagaagaaaagaaaaaccagccTCACCAAAATGGGGATaaaaaggccctcgctaaactggggactttggagacaaactcccaaagacacctttgacggagaattccctgaggggaaaacctcgtcGGAAGAGCCCCCCGGGACCGGCTagctgcggagctccctggctgtctcccatcccctgcggtgatcagacgagttcctgagatccacggacctactgtgtacctcgctggacccacggtggtgactatctcttttgttctctgcgaagactccttgcttctatttcctactttccctatcgcctaccttcccttccccgtctcccAAAAAATatggctaggactttaataaactggttggaccaacatttgaaccattgcttcttaatctcacgccgggtatataCACATATCATAGAACCTGGCCTCTCTCCTGcaaattggagcaagacaagGCCCCACCACCATCAGCCATcgcttctttttttcagttgctgcTAATTTCTGTGTCCTCGTGGGAGATTTCTGCTGGGGGCTGCAAGCAGAAGTTCAGAGGCACACCTGGAATCAAGTCTCAGCCATACCTAGCATGGAATACAAGGGAATTCCATGCTAAACGCAAGATGATCCCAGCCCTAATGCAGTCTTACATGGGATTTTAACCGAGCGTTGATCACGTGGAAGTGGTGACTACGTGTACCAAACTCAGTAGTTCAGGTTTCAGGGTGAATCCAACCATAGCATGTTATTTACTGAGACTTCAAGTGATGTTTGCAGCAGCCATGTCTCCTGGCTGTCCCGTAGTTGCTCTGCTCCCTGGAAGAGGCGTTCCTGTAGTGCCCATCTGTtggaggtgggagctgctgtcagTTGAGCAGGTTTGTCTGTGAGAAGTGGcatttcctcctctgctctcaTGTTGCTTCCTTTCCCCACACTGTAGACAGGCTGCTGCAATGCTACGTGACAGCCAGACAGTCACAGCCACCTCCGGGGGCCTTTCAGACATGGAATTAATGACAGTTCAGCACTACTGGTGGCAGTCCCCATCATGGCACAGCTTTGCGAATCTGAGGAATCTAGGAATGAGGCAGGGGGCTCCTGGCCTACTTGAGGCTCTCAGAAGCCTCCTGTCAGTTCACTCAGACCTCATTTTCTGCAGACAGATGTTTTCTGTGGGTGATTGAGGCAAAACCCGTCTGGCTGACACAGAGGGCCTCGGCAGCAGCTGGCTGCGCTGCTCCGCTCCGCTCTCAGGTTGATGGAGTGCCTCGTCCCCAGCTTGGGGCCTCTGGACTGTAATGCTGAACAGGTGCTGAGGGGTGAAAAAATGAGGATGGGGCCACATGCCAAAATGCGAtgggacacacacacagcagggaggCCCCCGAGGAGCAGCACCTCTACACCGAGCCCCGCTGGGAGCGCgcactgcaggcactgcctgACTCAGAGCGGGATGTCGTGACCGGGGGATGACCCGGTGCCCTGACCTGCTGAAAGTTCAGCGTCGTGTCACCAGCCTCAGCAGTTTCACTCGCTGGCCCCACATGAGAATTTCCCACCACGGTTCTGCTGAGTGAGGGCGCAGCACTCACCTGTGTGCCGAAACGTGAGCGACCCTcattgctgctcacagccaccaGGAATTCAGTTCGGGAGCAGGGTAAGTCCTCTTGCTTGAATTAACGCTATAAAGAGCAATGCTGGAATGGGGAGGGATCGTTTCCCAGGCCCTCATTTCCACCTTTTTCCCTGCAAGTGGAAGATCGGAAGGGGATTTTTTGGGCCTGCTGTATGTGTTTgaaggagctgtgtgtgttcaaggaaagactggatgttgtgctgagggacatggtttagtgggagctattagtaacaggtgaacggttggactggatgatcttttaggtcttttccaaccttggtgattctatgattctatgattctatgaagctgAGGTGGTTTGTGTGTTGCTCCTGTGTGACATCTGATGGAGACAACTCAGGGACACCTGCTGTCTTTACCGCTCACCCTGTGCGCAGACCTCCCAGGgcagggcagctcctggggcagtgctgggcaggagcATGGATGTCCCCATGCCATTGCCCCCCATTTGGGCGAGTGGGTACTTCAGTGTTTGCCGTGTGTCTGCTGTCAGTTACTGGAAATTGCAAACATAGGGTGGCTGCTTTTCCTCAGACACGGGAGGAAACAGATCGGGGGTATGGACATAAAGATGGAGCAGGCTTGTAGGCAAAGACATCACCAGTCCATCCCCAGGTGTACGTGACAGTGCTTTACTGAAGGGaatttcagcttcttctccatTTGAGCTCCACGCAAATCACAAATGCCGCCTTTacacatacaggaaaaaatgcacatctctttcagcatttatttctctaaggaaaaaaaagaaaaacggTAAAAAGCCCTCAAAAAATGTATATCAAAGTAGATCCCCAGATTTACTGTGTTAGTTAGGAAAGCAGTGCCAAGCCTTGCAGAAAAGCGGTGTTTACCAAGATGCTTTAATGACTGATAGTCACCTAATGCCAAAGCAGATGATTAAAATTGGTTATTTACAAGAAAGCCTCCTGAGCACTAAAACAAGCAGCATAAACTCAGCGGTGCCGGGGGTGGGAATTGGGATTGCTGGGAGCCTTGTGGTACCGCAGAGCTCCCATGCTCTTCTGGTGCCAATGTCGGCCCTTCCCAGTTCCCAAGAAACTTAGGcttgctgcagctcccacctACACGCACCTTGTACCCCACCAGCCCCAGGAGGAGCATCTCAACCAAAATGTTGCTAACGATGGGTTTGAGGTCTTACGACTCTCTGTCTCATCAGTTCTGGGTTAAACGTCTTTTGTCGTCATTGCAAAGGTACCAGCTCATAATTGATGGTTTGTTGAATCGTCGGTTTGGGGTTTGAGTGCTCAGGGACAGAAAACTCAGAGCATCCAATGGCCTTGAATTCTTACATCAAAGAGCTAAAATACAGGAGAAGGATTTAATTCTGTAGTGAGTACAGAATATTAGCTTTCCTTTGCCTGTCCCACAAAGCAGCATTGTGTCCATGTGTGCAGGGAACAGCCTTCACTTTCTGAAACCAGGCAATGGCCAAAAATTGAGTTATCGTGGAGCTGGCCTGCAGCAAGGGCCCAGCTCCTTCTCACTGCTCCCCATGGATGGGAAGATGGTTCATCCTTGCATGCTGCTCATGGCTTTCCTGAGAGGTTTGCTGTTTGGGCTGTGTTTTGAGCCATGGATGGGTTCTAAGAGCTGCCTCAGAGATAGCTCTTATCCTTCATCAGCTTGGCTCACAACATGCCTGGCTCCATTTTGCTGCATGGTGCTGAAGGTTTCACTTCCCTACGTGAGCGAGGCCTGGTCTGGCTTGGCAGGGCACAAAGAAGGCACATGTAGGGCCCTCAGTGTCCCTGCTTAGTCCTGGACACAACCACGGAGGCCAGCCCTCCTCCAAGGCAATCTTCAGGGTGCAGGAACGACGTCTGAAAGGACATACTAGATACCCCTCAGGAGACACTGGCTTACACAAGGATTTGGGACGAGGCAGGAACAACAGAGGAGGCCAAATGGGTGCTGAGGGTGAGTGAGTTCCTCACCCGCCGCCGCCCCAGCATGGCAAAGGACCAGTTGGAGCTGTGGTCCTGGCTGTCACCCAAGGAGGAGCACTGCTCCTGGCCTCCAAGCCAGTAGCAGCCAGTGCTCTGCACCATCCTGGCCAGTGCCATCCTGAAGCGCTCCCCGGCAAAGACATAGAGGAAGGGGTTGAGGCAGCTGTGGAGGAAGGCGATGCTCTGGGTGACCTGCAGACCAGTGTCTAGCCCGTTGATGGTCTGGCAGCTGTACACCGCCCCGGTGTACATGTTGATGGTCTTGATCAGCAAAACAATGTTGTATGGGCACtgagagaggagaaaggcagtGATGATCATGATGATGATCTTTAATGACTTCTGCTTTTGGCATCTTTTGGCTTGGAGGAGGGTGTGGATGATCAGGGTGTAGCAAATAACCATGACcagaagcaggaggaagaagccTATAGTGACTTTCAGAGCCAGGACGGCAACTCTGAAGGCCATGCCAACGTTGGGCAGGTACGTCATTTTGCAGACCGTCACAGCACCGATCTGCTTGCTCTGGCTGTACATGATCTCAGGGAGGCACAGGCTGACAGATGCCAGccagacagccatgcacacGAGTTTGCTGCGCAGGATCCGCCTTTTCTTGGAAGATTTAGCTTTTGTTGCTTGAACAATGGTGATGTACCTGTCAAAACTGATGCATGTTAGAAACAAGATGCAGCTGTAGAAGTTGATCTTGTACATGCTATTGACGACTTTGCACATGAAATTTCTGAAGATCCATCCACTGGAGGCAGCCGTGGCCCAGAAAGGGAGGGTAAAAAGGAGGAGCAGATCTGCAACAGCCAAGTGCAGCAGGTAGCGGTCCATCATGCTCCTCCTGAAGCGGTATTTGCAGTAGATGAGAACAACCAAGGCATTTCCCACTGTGCCCACAAAGAAGATGAGCCAGAAAAACGTGGGCAAGAAGGCACGAGCAAACTGCCAGACCTGCCTCCTGTCACACATCAGCTCTGTGTCGTTGGCGGGGCTCCCAGTGATGGACATCCCTGTGCTGTCATTCCTGTAGTAATCCAGGCTGGTCCTGCCAGGGTGGGGAACCTGCGGTGGGACACTGCGTAAATTCACACTGAAGTGGCCCAGGAGAGCATAAATTCACCAGATGTAGCTTAAGATCCCCAGCATCTCCAACCTTAGCTGGGAAAGGCCACCAGTAAAACAGTGAGTTTCAGATGGCTTGAAATGCACCCACTCCCAGGAGAAGgttcaaatacataaaaaatcCAGACTTGGAGAGACATGGGGAAGAAACTTTGTATCACTGCTATGGCGGGGAAACACAACTGGCTCTTGGGAGGAGAAAACTGAtggtgggggaaggaaaaaatgagattaCATAACAACATTTGTATGTACTCACTGTGCTTGCAAGTGCCATCTTTACCCAGTTTTCCCTTGTCTTGAAGGAGATATTGCAGCCTGGAGGGAAAAGATAGGAGCAAAACAACTGATTTGAAATGGCCACTGAAATAGGACTGTGactcttcattattttaatgtacaCCTCAGCAGGATTCTCAGCTAGGCTTTCTGAACTGAAGCTTTTTAACCCTTTTAGATGTGTCTATCTGATAGATGAGCAAACCAAGCAGAAACCAACGTCTCTGAGATGTTTCCATTTTGCTAATAGATGGGCAGAAAAGATCCTTagtgaaggaaaaattaaactCGGGGTAAATTAAGTCTTCAGTCTGCTGCTGTGCTAATTACACCCTTTGCCTTAGTAGGGTCAgtgtgatttcatttttaataagatgTACAGTCCCCTGTACGTACATCAAAAAGAAAGCCATCTGAAAGCACCGTAACTTCATGAGAAAAATTACCATGTCTCTCACAAATTGTCTAGCAACCAGCAAGGAAAAGCACCTGCCTTCAGGGGTGGCTTGCAGTGCTAAACCATTTGCATCCCCTCcactctgcctgcagcatctcctATCTGTGGGCTGCCGTGCACCTTGCTGAGCCCCTCACAGCAGCTTGTTATGCCCCCAGACATTAGGAAgcctgttttctgctgcagattGCTTTGTACAGGAGTCACGCTGCCATCACAAAAGTCAGATGAGCTGGGTCACATGGCCACCACTGTGCTCAGGCTTTCCCTGGGGAACAGCTCACATTCAGGTGCTTTCCCATGGGTTTCTCCCATGCACCATCCAAAAGTACCATCCCCAGTGTTAACTGGGGCAGGAGCTGATGCAGCGAGCAGGTCACCTCCAGTCATGATGGTTGTGTGCTGCCCAGCATAAACAGGCTGAAGAGAAACGCATCTGTGTAgcacatacatttaaatattaaagacATAGAAATAAAGGCCAGCTGTAGCTGTGTACATGCGAGTGAAGGTGGGCAGTGCTGCATTAACTGGTTGACAATGTTCACATCCCTATCGCACATGGCAAAGCCCTCATCCCCATCCCGTTCCCATCCCCACCTGGCTCCAACCGTGTTGCAGCCCACAGGCTCACTCACATTATAGAAAATGTAGAGGCTGTGGGAAATTGAGCTGGGCTTGTATGGTCTGAGAAGCAAAGCATTGCAAAGTCAGCTTCAAGGCAGAAGAAACACTGTGCTAACCACAGCAGTGGCCTCACACTGGGGTTTTGCCGCTGTGCTTGCTAGAGGTTATATTAATAGTAGCAGTCATTTGGTTTGGGGCATAATGACCATTCAGATGCTACAGCTAGCACTTGAATTTCTCCTGCAGTGATCACCTACTCGCTGCAGGCTTCAGAGTTCCTCAGCATGTCAAAATCTCCTTGCAGAACTGGGAGATTTCACCAAAACCCCCCATGACCAAGCCAGACCTCAAGAATTAAACTCTCAGTGCTCACTGTGCAATGGTGAGTGCAGGGAGCAAGATGCCATCCCCAGGTCTTGCTTCCAAAATGTTGCTCTAGCATCAGCTGCCAGAGATGGTTGGTTGGGGTCACTCTGGGAGCACTGCAAAATAACCGCGTTATCTCCTACTCATCTTCATTGCAATAGAAATTTGCCATCCTAACTTGACGAGGTCAGTGGCTACTTTTCGAAATTAAAGATCCCATTTGTAACATAGATTCCTGTCCACTGAGGAAAGCGAGTTGGCTGAAAGTGGGGCACTCACCGGTGGACGCTGTGGGGAGGTTGGCCGCACCGCTGCACGCCCTGCTCTGCGCAGCAGGCTGAGCCCCAGGCTTTGTAGGCTGTGTTGGGTGTGTGCTCCTGGATCCAGGCCCAATCAGACCTGTGAGCGGCTGTTCTCTCTGTGGTTTGCATGGTTTAGGCGGCTCAAACACAGAtgggtttggtgttttttttgaaatttatatttttttgttgttgttgaccTTTCTGGTAAGCTCCTTCAATAACAAAGGGGAGATGACTCTATTATCGTGATTTCCAGCCAGCACAGGACAAAACAGGGGTTGATGCCAGCACAGTCGCATCCCAATGAAAAGAACattcactgtgaagaaaaaaatccccaaacaagAATGGGGTCACCCAGGGAGCCACCAGTGTGCCCGGGGACACATTCTTCTCCCTCCGTGTCAGCCCTTGGCCTCAGATGCTCAGTGATTTAGTGCTGCTTGCCAGTGGCACCTGAGTGGATCCAGAGCTTGTGTCTAATGCATCAGGGTGGCCTGGTGTGTGCAGGAGGGTGCAGAGTCACCTCATGAAACCAGGGAAGCATAGAGCAGGACTGCAATTAACAGTGGGATCCTTTTGCTGGTGGCACACTTCGTGGGAGAGCGCAGCAGAAATTGtgaagaggagagaaggaataAGTGGTGGATAAATGCATGAACCTGCACACTGTGTGTCTTCTTCTCTGCAAGCTGGCATGCAAATCACATTTAAGTTCCCTTCTCTATAGGAAGCCCAAACACCCCGATCTTTTCTGAACTGCTGTACGGCTGATGCTGGTTCTACTCTTCCTCAGCAAAATTTCCACAATGCCATTCAGGTCCAGCTTTAATTACCAGCCAGTAATTAAGAGAACAGCAACAACTGGGAAAGACTCTGGACTGAACTCAGCTGTTATTGGTACCATCCATCTGCACTACCATCATTGTGGCCTCAGGGCCAAGTGCGGCCACAGGGAATGACCCAGTGCTGCTGATGCCTTCCACTCAATAGCAAAACCTACCCCAGTGTTCTTCCATCACTAGAAGGAAGAGGGCAAGCACAGGGATACAGTATGTGCCTTAAAATCAGGCGAAGTGCTCGGCTGGTTTGTATCTGGGAGATGAAACccctcagaaaagcaaacagaaccaGGGCAAAAATCTTAAATCTCAAGGACCAGAGCATGGACTGTTGTTAATtctgttggttattttttttcctgccacaCCCCATTTATTGTCATTGCAAACGTGACATTTTTGACCACAACAGTGGAACCCGGGCCATACTCGCTTGAACATTACACATCTTGCCTCATATCTGCCGAATCGCATACCCTGTTCATACCCACTCTTAGTGCTGTCCACACATAATGTGCTTCAGAGCGAAACCCATGATTGCCCTTCAACTCATATCATTATGAACTTGAGAACCCCTGCTTTTCTCACAAACATGTTGCCAAACTCCTGCCAAAAGAACTTGAATTGCTGAATTTTTGTTGAACATAAGTTGGAAATAAAGGCCACTAGCATTTCTTACATCTTCTTTCTGACTCCAAGGTGTTTAATTGAAGACACAACATGGTAGAGATCTTTTAACTCCCTGTTTATCCCGCACAGTAGTGACAGAGATGTGCTCTGCTTTATACGCTCATCAGTGCTGGAAAGATGTTGCAGAAATAGAACATACCTTGGGGTTACACCCTGTTCTGGGGCTGACCTCaaagtttcatttttcacagccaaacctgtgctgtgctcacactgAATCCGAACTGAAATACACACACCTCTCTGGAAAAATATACTGATTTTGCGCCGTGCCCTGCTTGGTCTGCTTAGGTGTCTGAAATTGGCTCTTGGTGAGATAGATGtcctccagccagcagctgtgccGTGTCCAGAGCTTCCCATACAGCTCATGCCTGCTGCTGACCTCCACCATGTGCACAGAGTAATTAAAACGATCAGACTTGTTTGTGAGTTAGACATAAATTTTGACATGTTTATGACCTGcctctttgggtttttttctcgAGGATGCATCCTGTTTTCACCACTTTCCTCACTAACCCAGTTGCAGGTGGAAGTGCAGGCTGCCTTTCTGTGACTTTCTGTGTAAAGCAACCTGTACCATGTCCAAAAAGTCTCTACCTTCTTTCTATCTACGCATAACGTAGAAACATGAGACTCCTTGGCTGAGAACTGAGTTCAAAAGCCACTTGATGAGTCACTTTGGTTGTCACCACTTTCTCAACACTTACTCAGAACTGCACTCCTCTGCCTCTGCCTAAACTTTTAACCCccaagaagcatttctttttagtttttagtAGCTTGGACCGCTATAATGTCAACAAGGAATAAGATAGccttcagctggaaaaaaaacaggtcAAATCTCAGAAAAGTCCATGTGTGGAGGCCAAGAAGAACAACTGCGACTGCCAACACACCTTGCCATTGGATGCTGTGGCCCTCAGCACATCAGCGCCTTGATGCAGTTAGGGATCAGAATAACCAGAATTATGAGGTAGATTCTCCACACTCACAGCTGTTTAAGATCTCTTATCAGGGAAGAGAGCACGTCAAAATGCTaatttgtgttgatttttttctttccccttccttagAGAATTACTTTCACTGGGACAACGTACAAGTCTTTGGCTTCCTTTGGTGCTACACCATTACATTCAGCCATCATGCAAGACTCTGGAATGTGTAGTAGGTCAGGTGTACCTGAAGGGGCTTTGTCCTAACTCTGATAGCCCTGTTACACTGTGAAATACTCACCTGCTGATGGACCTCGTGTGCCCCACAGTAATGCTCAGATTGCATGATTCTTAAATTGGCAG
The window above is part of the Coturnix japonica isolate 7356 chromosome 2, Coturnix japonica 2.1, whole genome shotgun sequence genome. Proteins encoded here:
- the CCR9 gene encoding C-C chemokine receptor type 9 yields the protein MQTTERTAAHRSDWAWIQEHTPNTAYKAWGSACCAEQGVQRCGQPPHSVHRVNLRSVPPQVPHPGRTSLDYYRNDSTGMSITGSPANDTELMCDRRQVWQFARAFLPTFFWLIFFVGTVGNALVVLIYCKYRFRRSMMDRYLLHLAVADLLLLFTLPFWATAASSGWIFRNFMCKVVNSMYKINFYSCILFLTCISFDRYITIVQATKAKSSKKRRILRSKLVCMAVWLASVSLCLPEIMYSQSKQIGAVTVCKMTYLPNVGMAFRVAVLALKVTIGFFLLLLVMVICYTLIIHTLLQAKRCQKQKSLKIIIMIITAFLLSQCPYNIVLLIKTINMYTGAVYSCQTINGLDTGLQVTQSIAFLHSCLNPFLYVFAGERFRMALARMVQSTGCYWLGGQEQCSSLGDSQDHSSNWSFAMLGRRRVRNSLTLSTHLASSVVPASSQILV